ACTTTGGACGATAAAAATGCCTACGCCAAGAAGGATGCCATTAAACACACCTAGCTGCCCAAATACGCCGAGGCCGTATCCATAAAAAATAGTCGTACAGATGACTGTTTGCATAATGTAGTTTGTCAATGAGAGCTTCCCGACATTTTCAAGCATTCCCATTACGAATGATTTATTAATGAGTGTATAGAGAAGACTAAAGGCACAAATATAGCCTATTGCAGTTAAAGGTGCACCAATGCCGACAAGTGTGTCGGTCCATACGTTATAAGGCATGAGATACGCGGAACCCTTCATTCCTAAGCCGACTGGCAATAGAAGCGCCCCGATGACATACCCTTTACGTTCCTTCATCGGCTGAGCAAAACGGTTCGTTCGGGCGGCATACATACCGAATAAAAACAATGGAGACATCATGATCGGTGCTAAAAGCAGCATCGCAAGGATCATTTCTTCCGACATGCCTTCCATCGGATCAGCGTTGTTTCGGTGATCCATAATTTCACCATACGTTCCTGTACTGTAAACCTCTTGTGTTTTCTCAATATACTCGTCTGATGCTAAAAATCCACTGTTTGCTTGAAGTGTTTCTGGATCACTAACGACAGTACCTAAAAGTAACAAGCCGTTCGTCAAGATAAACAGTGTCATTCCCCAAATCAGAATCGTCTTTGTCTTCCTTTTAACAAAAAAGAGAAGCAAAAACCCAATTGCACCATAAAATAATAAAATGTCCCCTTCCCAAAGCCATATGCTATGTGCAAGTCCGAACGCGAACAGCAAGAGCGATCTCCTGGCAAAATAGCGTTTCACTGGTAAATTTTTTCTCTTTAAGCTCTCTGCCATTTTAATCATTGAGTAACCAAAAAGAAACGTGAAAATCGGT
Above is a genomic segment from Litoribacterium kuwaitense containing:
- a CDS encoding DUF418 domain-containing protein, which gives rise to MKNQRVTLIDGMRGLSLLGILLANMLIFQYGIWGKDQLADLSALDQGAYYFTKIFIEGSFLPIFTFLFGYSMIKMAESLKRKNLPVKRYFARRSLLLFAFGLAHSIWLWEGDILLFYGAIGFLLLFFVKRKTKTILIWGMTLFILTNGLLLLGTVVSDPETLQANSGFLASDEYIEKTQEVYSTGTYGEIMDHRNNADPMEGMSEEMILAMLLLAPIMMSPLFLFGMYAARTNRFAQPMKERKGYVIGALLLPVGLGMKGSAYLMPYNVWTDTLVGIGAPLTAIGYICAFSLLYTLINKSFVMGMLENVGKLSLTNYIMQTVICTTIFYGYGLGVFGQLGVFNGILLGVGIFIVQSVVSHFYLTVFRHGPLEFILRVWTYLSWKGRSKSKREGSHEETTPV